The Microplitis demolitor isolate Queensland-Clemson2020A chromosome 9, iyMicDemo2.1a, whole genome shotgun sequence genomic sequence TCGTCTCGGTACCGCTTTTAGACCCACTAGGAGTCTCAGATATGTCAGCTTCGTCTAGTAAATCATCATTTTTAGCTGGGGTTTCAATTTCTGCTGCTGCTAAGGCTTCGTCTGATTTCATTAATGGAAATACTTTTTTCGGTGATGCTTCAAATATTTCCCCATCTTccaaatcataattttcttcttcttctagGTCATCTTTAtcttcacttatttttttatcttcaataacTTCTTTACTCAcatcatctatttttttatttacatcctctcctttatttttatcatcacattttttatcttcactCTGTCTATCATCTTCTttaatttcttcattttctttttgaattttcccgcCAATATCTTTTTGAATTTGCCCGCCATTTACTGGAATTTGCTCGAGACCTACTGGAATTTGTCTGCCATCTGCTGGAATTTGTCCGCCATCATCTAGATTTTTTCCGCCATCTTGTTCTTCATCtttatcatcaattttaaCAATCGAATCACTTAAATCGAGCCCTAGattatcagttttttttgaaatatttccgCTTCTCCTACTCACTGATAACCTGGACCTCGACTTCGACTGATCGTCACTATAATAAGAAGACGACGAACTAGAACTCGAAGACGAGGTGTCGCTGTCAGAGTCCGAGTCATCACTCCTGCTATTGTCCAGACTTTTTTCCGAATCTTTGCTTCTGCTCAGGACCAAGTCAACATTTGAAATCCTCAATTCTTTGCTTTCATCTTTGGGTAAATTTTCCTTGATAACTTCAAACTGCGTTATCTCCAACTTGCCACCCATGGCATCCAACTCTGATTCAGTCGAGGCTGATGTAGAAGCAGAAGCAGAGGCAGAAGTTGAAGCAGAAGCACCAGTAGGATTTGATTTGCTGTCATCTTGAATTTTACCACCAGGTTTTTCGTATTCTCCCGGTTGGTAGTAAGGCGCGAAGtcttttttcaatgaatcTACGGTATTGTCGGAATGTTTCGGTGTGATGTTGATACAAGGAGTAACCGGAAACTCTGGGGTTGTTATGAACCCACCGACTTTCGTTTCATCAGCATGAGCTTGAATAAAAGACGTCGGGTTGCTGGAAGGACTCAGCACCCGCGGAGTCGGTGGTATTCCAAAGTCATCGAACTTACGAGGTGTCTCTAGATTCCCAATATTTACCGACTGATGGTTTTCTTTATCAGATCTGGTATCCAGGCTGGTGTTCAACGAATCAGTGGACCTGGAGGTCTTCGTAGcgatagtttttaatttagcaTATTTTTTGGTCACTCCCTTGGCGGTAACGACCGTCGACTGCGTCACTTTGACACTTGATTTTATTTCTACAGTCACTTGGTTGCTGTCTCCAGCAGATTTATCAACACTGGAGCTAACAGTATCAGCTGGCTCTTTGACAGCCAAGTCTTTGTCATTTTTCGtggatttatttgaatttctacGTGACTTCACTGGTTTATCTTCCTCGGGAATAATTATCGCTTGCCTCAAATCCGAATCCCAGGACTTTTCAAGCTTGCGAGCAGCTTCTGGAGCTTCTATAACTTGGATTTTTTTCGGAGGAGAAACACAAGAGTCTGATTGGGAATCGTAGCCAATTATGGTGTCAACACCAGACACTTTGTTCCAGTTCCCTTTGAGCGTTGGCGCGGGACTTCTGGTAGCAATCGGCACCTCCATGGAGTTCAGGCTCTTACTGGGTGTCTTGGTGGCCATCTTCTTCTTGGGAGAGACCGCGAAGTTTTTAGTTACCGGGGAATTGAATAAACTCGTCCGGCAAATGGATTTGTTCATAGGACGCGGCGACGGACGCGCGCTGGCGACCGAGTACCGGCGACTGGAGTTGAGTGTCGGGGTGTTGAAGTCTAGGGCGCGCACGTGACTGCTTCGGCGCCTGGGTGTTGATAAACTGAGCCGGTAGTTTTTCGCCCGACTCTTCATCAGCGACTTGGGTGTGCGTTTTATTATCTCATGAGTTGATGCTTCTGTAGAAACGTTTGCGTCTACGGTGAGATCTATCGTTGGAACTGGATCTGATGATGTTACTGTCTCTGGAACTGATGCTACTGCTGCGATTGCTGGAGGTTTTGCTGGTGATGCTGGTTCTGGTGACCGCTTACGtttgttaagttttaaaaatggcGACAAACCAGTACCCGAAAGTGAAGAGTCATCAAGATTCAACGCTGGCATATCTGAAACCTCACCTAGACAATTATTTCCGCAAGCAGTCACTGCTTCTGGTGTTTCCTTCTTAACTGGAAGCTTAGGTAgcagtaattttttctttgacaGCTCAGCTTGCACTGCAGCCTGAAAAGCACTGGACACTGGTTTCACCACCGGTTTCACCACCGGATTTATCGCTGGTACTTGGACTGTACGTAGAAAAAGTGTCTCACTAGAAGGTCTAGGTGCGATCGTTGGGTACTTTGACGCAGAAGGATTTTTCTGAGAACCCGATATATAATTACTCATTTCGTTCTGGGAACAGACGACTAGTGTCGGCAATGTGACGACATTTTCTTCTTGAATTATCGTAGGTTTAGGTTTCTGTCGGCGTGTTCTTCTCACTTTGGTAGCCGATTGTCTCACTTCAGCTGGATTTTCATTTACTTCTGACACTGGAGCGAGGATTGAACCTGGAGCTTCAGCTTGGGGTTGGGAATCTGGAGCTGATGACGAGTCCGGGATCCCGATGGACAGCGCGCTGGTGACACTTCTCGGAGGACTGAGTAGTTGAGTAATTCCAGTTGATGCTCCATCAGTTTTGGTACTGGGCTTGGAAACATCAGCAGAAACACTTGGCTCAGGCTTTTCTATGGGTTTACTGTCAATTGAATCACTGGAGTTATTTTGCTGGGTTATTTTGTTGGCATTGATGATGCTTTGGATAGCAGCAGCATTCAAATCATCAAGAGTGTCGTGTTCTGTTGCTCCATTTAATTCGCTAGATACACTGAGTCTTTGCTTTACGCCTTCAGTATCGTCTGGTACTGAGTTCTGTCCTTCGTTGAACCTGAgtgattaaattaacaaataaatgagtaaataaataattaaaaaaaaaaatatttattgataaaaataccTGTCAGCAGAATTTAAATTGCTTGGACTGTCATTAGGAGATAAATCATCAACATTGGTACCGATTATCTCATCTAGAAACTGCTCGAACATTGGGTCAGTCTCCGTTTTACTGACGATTGTCTTGATGGCGTTATTCAGCTCTGTCATTATTGATGTATTTCCCTCGGGATTATCAGCGGGACTGGTCTCTTTGATCAGTGAGGACAAGTCAACAGGCTGGAGAGCTTTGTTTATATTCTCGGCTATTTTTTCTTGGATTTCTGTACGGTTTAGCATTTCCTTTGTCAGGAGCTGGaatttcgaatttattttttttactttacaaatCGTCAGTTAAATATCAAGTCTTTGAATCAGGAATTATCTTGAGTCTAGGGTGTATTGTGCGACAAAGAAGGAAACAAAAGGATTTCAGACTGCGAGTGAAGGCTGACATCACCcggtctgaaatcgtgtttcatTCAGAGTTACACACTAGGGATGTTCAGAAATAAACTCTGGAAGATAAAGATGCAGCTTCTGCGCTGACAAATATTATCTGGTTGAACCAGGGAACAAATCGACTGCCGCAATGCGTTGATTAATTTTACGGAGAAGGTAAATGAGGTGTCAGGTACTCTTTCGTTCCTCTGGTTTTAATTAAACCACGTGAGTTTCCACTTACTAATCGCctggataaatatttatcaatctCCAGAGTGTTTTTCTGAACATGCCcgatatttttcatgatcacctgcattggaacttaaagtttcagtgtcagcagccagtcagaaacaagttaattttctAGCAATAGTGCAATCAACTATCAGCGTAAGcgtaaattgtcattttaaatttataattaagcagaaactataaatactagttattattgacactaatttttataaaacttaattacagtcagaactgtcatttacgtaaataaaattaatgctcTGAAATGactaataaacaaattacaaGTATCAGAGTTTAAATTGCTGAGGCCTTCAGTCACCGGGCAGAgacattatttgtttattcctCAGCTGAAACAAGTTTGTTTCTGCCGCTGACGGCATTCACAATTTACGCGTCTGCTGATATTAATTTGCTTTGGACTGAAACTCGCTTGTTTCACCTGGCTGACACTGAAACTTAAAGTTCCAATGCTGGAACACCAGCcatctattaaataaacaccaaaaaataataattacactgAGGTTTTCAATGGGCATGTCAGCTTCCAGTTCCCCATCGCTCTCAATATCCAGAGTCTGAACTTCAGCCGTCGAAAAATGCGTCAGTTCCTTAGTGTCCGTAGCCGTAGAATTTTTCACCAGCTTTTTTTCCTCTCCATCAACCAGCTTCTTCTTCACTATTCCCGTGGTCGCAGATCCCGACACCGACTTACTAGATTTAAATACTGACTGGtcatttaaattcttaatcaTCCTCTCTCTCAAAGCCTCTGAGTGACCAGGTAACTGGTCAAGTTGCGTGGCATCAGTATTCAAAGCAGGTTCATTACTATTCAATTTGAACTGACGTTTACATTTTTCGCGGTCATGAGTCCCGCTGTGCTTGCGCTTCCGCATGCTGCTGGACAAAATCGGCGACCCACCCTGAGCCTGGGGTACGTTTATGTTGACAAAAAAACGCTGGCCCCTAGATGACCCGTcaatgagtaattttatttgctcCTCAAGATCATCAGTATGCAGGCATTGCTTCAGCATATCACAATCGTCAACTCTAGACAATTTATCTTTAACGAACCCCATAACTGACCAGTACTTTTCCATGATATAAGTCAGTGTAAAATTGTTAACTTTGgtactgaatttttttcctctttgCAAAACGTCGCGGCACTCTTGGAGATGCGGCGACGTGGTTAGAAAACTAGCAGCGGCTTCCACGCATTCATTTTCTTCTAAATATCCtgtgttataaattataattattattaattcttatatttatttaaataaaatatatcactgAGGTTAGCGTCATTAAATTGTTAACTTACCTAATACTAGTCGTGCAATTTCTGAAGGTAAAATTCCttccattataaaaatatattttaaaataattacttagctaattaataagttaatttaataaattatcaacacTTAGGGACAGtagttttaattgttttgtaataatggtaaaaaaaaaaaaacaaaaaaaaacatgaaactTAACTGAGCATCTCTGAatgttttgattatttttttttttaactctgtCTTTTACTAACAACAGCGTTCTTTGTCGGCGTGCGCGCGAAATCGCGGCATTTTTAATCCCAAATAAAGTAATTTGGTTTATTTGAATGGTGGCGCtgctttagatttttttaatttgaattgcGCGCGCGCTGGGAGGAGATGCGCGCGCGCCTAGCGGCTGTCAGTTGACTTAAGTTCTCTCGGGTACGTGACTTGTGATTTATTTGTTGTAATTAATGtagtaattaatgtaattaattaattgtggtTGTGGTTTAAGTTTGTAATTAagttttagttaattattttttaataattgaagtgATTTTTTTGTCGCGTTGTGATTTTgggtgtaattttaaaaaggcatcggttttttttactttgtcaggtaaagttaataatttttgtatttatttttatcaggaacatcaattttaaaaattttaaaattataaataattattttagtgagTGCGAATGTAAATGATGCTATATGACTAAAGTTagcaaatatcaaataatttttgaaattcaaaaaaaataataagttataaaaaaaaaaagattttgaaaaattgcacttgtagttttttttattttatacatgtgcatttttttatttttttttttttttgtaattaaactgggaaaaaaattcaaaaattgttgatcGTCTGATAACTTCTGGACCATAATGATACTGGAGTCTGAAcgattagtaatttttgaattttttttaaacgaataaattacaaaaaaaaaaaaaaaataaaaatatgcacttgtagagagtttaaaaaactacaagtgcaattttattaaacatttttttttttaataatttattgtctaaaaaaaaatccaaaaattattagacgccGGCTATCTTCAGTATCATAAGTTtaccgacgtctaataattttagaaattttattaaaaatgataaattataaaaaaaaatttggaaaaattgcacctgtagttttttcaattttttataagaacataattttttttttttaatttaattgttgaaaaaaaattcaaaaattgttgattgttTGCTAAccaagataatttaatgtagCAGACGTGAGACggtttataaatttcaaataaattaaattttaaaaaatgcgcgtacagatttttcatttttctaaatacgcattttttaatttttactctaattaaattttattaatttattctaatatttcTAAAATTGTCATTCGTcagcaacttttattttaaaatatgagtataaaaaaaaattaatttttcggatttaaaatttttccattgtcaaaattttattttttcgtaaatctGTGATATTTATTctcttaaaataattgtcgctgtaattattaatttaattattttttaaaaattatttaaatgtcccaattactaaatttaacataattattaattatttattaatcaatatacaaaaattatttatcatcaatttcaaagatttaaattatttgtacatcattaaatttatttaattaattaattatgaaaatttatcagagtaaagtatatcaataataattttgtgaaaataattttaaagtcaaTGTTTATTGTAATGTCTTTTTTTTCGCTGACGTATAAAATTACTTTGCATATATTTACCAATAATTGTTCTCATAtttgattgttaatttatcgtttatagtttttaagttgattatgatgatgattagCGAATTCCTCCTGAACCTTCTCCTTCTGGGTGAGCTGTAGTTTCGACTTTTCCAACTTCGGTTTTCTCAAAATTAATAGGCCATTCTTTCCacaattctttaatttttttattccagtccggatttttataaagtataaataagaataagacAACTAATCCAATTCCAATAACGATACCCAGaaataatgatattgataTTTGTGCAATGACACTCatcttgattaatttttaatttaaattaaacaatatttttcttttactaatataacgttaaaaaaaattaaaatattcttatcacttttaacttattataaaattcaattaattattttattactcattatattttattcaaaatttcaaatttcaaatttttaattatcattcatttttattattatcgatcGCTTATATCGATAACTATTTTATCAActtctagtaaaataaatttctgtcaaaaaattttttatttaaatttaaatatttatttaaatttaattgtatattaaattaatatatagggcaggggggggggggggttaaATGTTTGGAGACTCCAAATTATTCCaggcactcaaaattttagggCCCATTTTTGCCCCCTCCCTtccttacatatatatgtatatacaaatatttatttaaattcaaaataaaaattttttttttacttccgacaaaaaaaaaattattcattttttttttttttttaatttaaatgaataattaattacatgatTAAAAGTTGTCCCTTAAATCCCGTATAGAAataccatatatgataaatatatatggaaaaatatataatcaatatgGGAGCATataagtggccaaaaacgatatatattttcttatatataatatactgttttaatataattaattatatatgtaagtttataagttaatacatgtattatatatatttataatcatatatgtaaacttataagttagcacatatatgtattacatatattgataattatatatgtaaatttgtaagctagcacatatatattctgaacacaatgtttgaatcttataacagagaaagaaagacagaaaagaatagattttagttattcttacatatattGGGATATTTATATGctatatatcaaaaaatatataaaaatttataaagttaaatacatGGTACATATATCGTGgcatataatgataaattatatatattcttatttgtttccatatataaataacatttatttttaaatatattaaaattataagttttcaaatatataaataatatattgaagttatatgaaaatatatgaaatcatataagagaaaacatatacagaaatataataaaaatcggccaaaatttatatataattctatataagaTTACATGtattgtcacatatatatttatatctgtaacatatattttttaatatatgtttaccatatatgatattttcatgcgtttacaaaaaaatcaacaatttttttttctaccttgaggtataaaatttaaaattcgatttttttttcaaatcaatttaaattattttttaaatttgaatcatttttttatgaatcacaaactttttttttattcaacaactATATAGATAGATAATATGCGggcccatatatatatatatatatatatatatatatataaaacccGGGTAAGTTTGAAATGGCAGTGGGTGGGAGTCATAAGAGAAGTCTAAGTAAGAGTCAGTACATAGTATTTCACTCAGTCTGTCCGCGACCGTCCGTCAAGTTAAATCACACATCAgcttaataatatatagtattaaGTCGTGTGTTGATAATACCCCCAACTCACTTTATTAACtaacaaatgataaatactaataataaaatcaaatgaaattattattaattagcaGTGATTGTTAGTTAGTGCAGTgtcaataattcaaaaatttaaataattcaaaatgcGTGAAATTTTGTGTTTTCGCGGTATTTTAATATCTGCTATTTTAGTGAGTTACAGTTTATTAATATGGAATACAAATGCATTTAATATCGAAACAAGACACTATACTACTTATCAAAAAGAATCTAAATCAATGTTTGGTTTCTCTGTCGCTGAATATCGTGATCACAGCAAACGTggatggtaattttttttttttaaataaataaatttaaacaattaagtattttcatggttaattttaaaacacttGCTCATAGTAGTGAcagtaaaaatacaattatcgTAAATGATTCATAAAAAAGAAATCCGTAGCGTAAAGAAGTTCATTCATCACTTCAGATAATtaagtcattaatttattttatttccctGAATATCtaaaaagataaagaaaaaatatatgtggatATTTTGTTTGGCTATTTACccgttcatttttatttaatgctcAATTAATgacgaataaatttatcggtattttatatatgtattaaatcGTATCGAATTAATGCGTGGTTGTGACCTCGTATAAcatttaggattttttttttttttctaatcattaTTCATCTACTATCTCCATTAGTGTATCCAATCTCTCTTTTAGAGTTTTATATGAATGAAATCGtgtttatatgtaatataaactTATTGCGACATGtagtttatttcattttatatgacgttttcaatttttaacgaGAATACCAAATTTAGATTTGACCTcctattttaatttcttatatatatatatatatatgtaggtgtaattcaacaatttatgatttttttttatgagtacaATAAAATCTTGTTTTTAccttaataacttttttttttatttaaaaaaaatttttaatttataatgtaatgacccatattaaaaaacaatatatagttgaaatatataaaatcacatATGATtgcgacaaaaaaatatatgatgtattatattgtatattataaaaaatcatatagagatttttgcagatttaatataaaattatatacagtaggaaatatatgtattccatatatgtaacatatgttttttatattaagccatatatacatttacatttacctgataatatattgtattgatatatttccttttatattcaaaaaatataaaatttttatatgaaatgaaatatatggtagcatataatttatattatatatgccaccatatattttctttgttatatttaagcatatattttattcggtgtatgtatatgtatatgggtatattatatattcgcttcaaattaactaatttcgataattttatctgcaatttaaagagtatattaaaatttatatctaatttaattggagtgggtcatatatataagaaactttttttttccatacacaatataaatatatgttatgatatatgatcagaatatatttttcgtatatgatagaaatatatatttttatgtatgataaaaatatagtttttgtatatgacaagaatatatattttcatatatgataaaaatatattttttgtatatgattgacatatatattttatatatgctaaatATATACGGACtcatatatgatgaatattatattttttaatataaaaaaaaatatatcagaaaatagttaaattcgccacatatattttctgatacttattatatattttgaccatatatattattttcatacagggagtaattaataataatttcttttaattaatatgcaaatttataaaaaattgctaaatattaaaaaaaaatattttttattacattagaCGGTTTGCAACTTCCGTTACGATATATTACAGTGTGATTTCCGTCCGGTTTTATAAAGCGCGCCTaagcattaaaattaattttcatgccTCATACGCACGGTTTGatgcaaaaatatatatatagaaaatatgaatcatcataaaaatttatatctatatatatatatatatatatatatatatatatatatatatattattttttatttactatcatTATCACTTATcgtattaaaatatcattaaatattattttcacagtaatttgtctttataatagtaataaaataatttaaacacttTTGTATGTTAAAGATCAAGTATATCGTGGGTAAAATATAAGGCGCGATAAAGAGTCGCGAGTAATCGAGAATATAACAACCGAAGACCCGTAGAAAGGATAATGAGGATCGCGTGAGGCACGTGCCTCAAGTCGCTCAGACTCTTTCAATATACTGTAATCATCCTAAAGAGTAGTTTCTTTCAATCTTTCGTGTATCCAAACTCACTTTTacacctttttttatttaaatatattttgctttcaaaattatatacagaacaaaataatattattcatttttcttcataataaaaattttctggacatttttagatttttcaaaaaatgataaattatttttaaaaaaatattttaaaaaattacacttttagtttttttaattttctacacatgcatttttttatttttcgttttttcaaaaaattaattgttcaaaaaataattcgaaaattaatagttggctgttaacttcaggatcattttttttgcagtaagaaatcattttttaattacagataattattaatttacaaaatatgatCTACATATATTATGTCGagataatttatagataaaaaaaaattttaattatctagtcgcgtgtaaaataaattttttccattttcttCGCAtggatgataaaatatttatgatccTTTTCGTCCTTCCGGACGTCCAGtctatctacatatatatatatatatatatatatatatatatatatatatatatatgtatgtatgcatatatgtatatatatatgtagtaaagTAGTAGTATCTTTATAAACGTGTGCACCATATGGTGAAAGCCGAAACAAACTCATTCCTCGTGTCCTTCTGGTGtttgtcaaaaaatatattgtgagCTCATGCGCACCTCCGGCAAAAGCATATGTTGACCTGATGCtgttttaaatctttaatcTTCACTATCTGTTGTATACTTTTGTtactgatttattattttactcccATCTGCACacctcaaaaaatattttccttcTGAAGCTCAAAActccagaaaaaaatttaaaaaacttcaatcatttaattgattgaatcgcgtaattttattaagctcAAAATTGGGTCATCGAGCATCGCAAGTTAATTTGATTTAACGTAATATAAtctgttaattaatatcattatttgcAATTGATTCACTTGCTCTAGATCtttcttttttcatcatcaattatttgtttttatgatTCTGGTTAGctaacgtctaataattttttattttttttttttaaacaataaattgttgaaaaaaaaatattttaaaaaattgcacatatatatttttcaattttctacatgtgcattttttcgtttttttttttttcttcgaatTTAACTggtcaaaataaaatccgaaaattttcaattgtctactaacttatgatattgaaattacccgccaattattttttgattttttttttaaacaataaataataaaaaaaaaatattttgaaaaattgcacatatacatttttcaattttcaacatgtgcattttttcatttttttttcttcaaatttaactggtcaaaataaaatccgaaaatttttaattgtctactaacttatgatactgaaattacccgccaatatttttttgattttttttaaaacaataaataataaaaaaaaaatattttgaaaaattgcacatatatatttttcaattttctacatgtgcatttttccatttttttttttcttcaaatttaacagctcaaaataaaatcataaatttttaattgcctgCTAACCAGCAttacatttatattcattacaatttctaattaatatattcctatatacatatatatcaactAATACATTTTTTCCTAAATTACAGACAGTCAActtgttcattaaaaaaaaaaaatcaaacaggTTTAGACGCCTCCtcaataattttcgatttctagtttaaaatctttaaaaaatcgtttaaaTTTTCGCCCACGTGGTCAATCTccctgtaataaaaattacaaaaaaaaaaaaaaaaaaaaattttgacattgaataaaaataaaagtgaaagcaaaaataagttattaaattatcagtaGGAGTTTTGTCAGTAGGGATATTCCGTACTCCTTATAAAGCTTGAGCTCGATACATACCAAGACTTAAACTACGGGACCGACGTCTACGCCTCCGTTTGCGTGTACGTTGCGTCATCGACTTAACTGACATGGGTCTTGAAGCCCGCACACCAGTACCCTATACATTTAcccatatatatctatatctacatatatacatacatacatatatatataaatatatcaaatgaATTGAATGATCCTCATTCTTATGTCCACCCTCGATGTTTATATGCTGGTTAACAatattacatacatttatatacgtGCACAATATAAACGCACACCATACACACCATCAGACATTGTACCAGTACAggacattattttattctgaCTCGCGTTCCAATGATCGACGTGGCCAGACGAACATCCTGTTTTTCGGCTCTTCTTTCTCACGCGTCTGACCTTGACGTGTCCAagccaataatttttaataataataataatgatgatgatgatgacaataGATCGCTTGAGACTATGGGGGTTTTTATGGTAAATAGTTGAGCCAATGATGGCAATGGCGGC encodes the following:
- the LOC103569859 gene encoding titin homolog isoform X1; this encodes MEGILPSEIARLVLGYLEENECVEAAASFLTTSPHLQECRDVLQRGKKFSTKVNNFTLTYIMEKYWSVMGFVKDKLSRVDDCDMLKQCLHTDDLEEQIKLLIDGSSRGQRFFVNINVPQAQGGSPILSSSMRKRKHSGTHDREKCKRQFKLNSNEPALNTDATQLDQLPGHSEALRERMIKNLNDQSVFKSSKSVSGSATTGIVKKKLVDGEEKKLVKNSTATDTKELTHFSTAEVQTLDIESDGELEADMPIENLSLLTKEMLNRTEIQEKIAENINKALQPVDLSSLIKETSPADNPEGNTSIMTELNNAIKTIVSKTETDPMFEQFLDEIIGTNVDDLSPNDSPSNLNSADRFNEGQNSVPDDTEGVKQRLSVSSELNGATEHDTLDDLNAAAIQSIINANKITQQNNSSDSIDSKPIEKPEPSVSADVSKPSTKTDGASTGITQLLSPPRSVTSALSIGIPDSSSAPDSQPQAEAPGSILAPVSEVNENPAEVRQSATKVRRTRRQKPKPTIIQEENVVTLPTLVVCSQNEMSNYISGSQKNPSASKYPTIAPRPSSETLFLRTVQVPAINPVVKPVVKPVSSAFQAAVQAELSKKKLLLPKLPVKKETPEAVTACGNNCLGEVSDMPALNLDDSSLSGTGLSPFLKLNKRKRSPEPASPAKPPAIAAVASVPETVTSSDPVPTIDLTVDANVSTEASTHEIIKRTPKSLMKSRAKNYRLSLSTPRRRSSHVRALDFNTPTLNSSRRYSVASARPSPRPMNKSICRTSLFNSPVTKNFAVSPKKKMATKTPSKSLNSMEVPIATRSPAPTLKGNWNKVSGVDTIIGYDSQSDSCVSPPKKIQVIEAPEAARKLEKSWDSDLRQAIIIPEEDKPVKSRRNSNKSTKNDKDLAVKEPADTVSSSVDKSAGDSNQVTVEIKSSVKVTQSTVVTAKGVTKKYAKLKTIATKTSRSTDSLNTSLDTRSDKENHQSVNIGNLETPRKFDDFGIPPTPRVLSPSSNPTSFIQAHADETKVGGFITTPEFPVTPCINITPKHSDNTVDSLKKDFAPYYQPGEYEKPGGKIQDDSKSNPTGASASTSASASASTSASTESELDAMGGKLEITQFEVIKENLPKDESKELRISNVDLVLSRSKDSEKSLDNSRSDDSDSDSDTSSSSSSSSSSYYSDDQSKSRSRLSVSRRSGNISKKTDNLGLDLSDSIVKIDDKDEEQDGGKNLDDGGQIPADGRQIPVGLEQIPVNGGQIQKDIGGKIQKENEEIKEDDRQSEDKKCDDKNKGEDVNKKIDDVSKEVIEDKKISEDKDDLEEEENYDLEDGEIFEASPKKVFPLMKSDEALAAAEIETPAKNDDLLDEADISETPSGSKSGTETMTTNLTSKISKLINTSCPWNQDDGKKTLLTDPREDVGSSYLVTAIEDRQEILRRELDEKRLRMIDKLKPKKNNITAKPLYAGSKGKDKKEDKPKSRGKIEVKDKGQNNYEVKDKKDDKVRSQGSHYEFKDKKDEKVRVQWNNYEKKDEKVRSQGSSFEVKDKKDDRAKGQGTHYEVKDKKDDKVRGQGGNYEKKDEKGRGQGNSYEAKDRKDDKVRSQGSHYEVKDKKDKKDDKVRGQGGNYEKKDEKGRGQGNSYEVKDRKDDKAKGQASSYEKKDERVRSQGSSSEVKDKKDDKVRSQRTTEVKDKKDEKVKSHGSNSEVKDRKDEKKDQGAKDKKEDKEKISVVSAVRKSARYAARTAKSESSDDKNKRDTSKDKKKSRVEDKKDSKEKEKEVVKVDNKDKPGFKDSKELESILMNRLLLENSRKTKDGARDDPGVISEEVKKKTSRDNNDKVEMVKRDLFSGDEMSDVSEEKKISASQVEELLRQLHTSDPEISEPGTSGEMEIDVNVDDNVPDQKLSVLESLKLVPAAKNSGNEEVEADVTFIHCEINFVHDDNVNSKKRYRKLTIDDISMTIPTDDGELSITLSAIPYEELFSLQPPKAKKITKKSEPPKLEPVKYKRKVQLKDSRSVVTSINSLPLATSSPNVIEQTGVTKLVKDVDKNDGHYKEEKANRKKNPEAKDTIDKIRDPKLLLSQLNIDKLLTTVHGPE